The Cryptococcus neoformans var. grubii H99 chromosome 8, complete sequence DNA window CGTCTATTCTATGCCCAAGGAAATTGAAGACTACGTTCATGAAATTGGTCGTACAGGTCGTTCGGGAAAGACCGGTTTGGCGACGACGTTTGTCAATATGAACACGTCCGAGCAGACGTTGCTGGATCTGAAATACCTTTTGATGGAAGCGAAGCAAAAGATTCCCGATTTCCTCTTATCCATTGATGACCCGCGTGCGATCCAGGGAGGTGCTCTCAGGGGATGTCCCATATGTGGCGGTCTCGGTCACGGTTTGTCAGATTGTCCAAAACTCGAAGAGGAGACCAGAAGAAAGCAGGCGGCACAAACGAGATAccaaggtggaggatattAGAGGGGTGTTTTTTGTGTTTGCTGGTGGTTCTGGGTGTATCATTGAGGAGTATAGATATGTTGTATTCATATGTATGACATCTTGTATGACTTTAGTCGATGCTAAAAAGATAGAGAAACTCCGTTTTGTGAGAAAGGTCCAGTGGTAACAGCGGTTGGATATGGGTCAGTCGATCCTCCAGCAAGCCCTTCTACATCGAGTGTATCAGTTTGTTTTGGGTACCATCGGCGACCTCCAGTCCCGTTCTGACAGCATTACTCCTTCGTTCTAGGTATCGCACAGCGCATCTTCCGCCCACCAGTATctgctcatcatcagtcTTACAATGGCTTTTACATTTGCTCCAGGAGAAGCATTATCGAGGAGCTGACGAGTGACACACGGAAATAACCGAAATCAGTCGCGAGTTACGGTGATTACCGTTATCGCATTTCGCCGATGGTCCCACGCATATGCGATAGATACGCCCGTTACTATAAAATGCCGACGTCTCGTGTCTTTCTCTTATCTCCCcatttctctctttccccataTCTAACATGGGCCCACCGAACGAGAAACAGATATTGCCATCGACCATTCCACCCAAAGAGGCAGAACagccaaggaagaaagcCCGATTTGGGTTGTATCAATTCCTCAttgccttccttttcataCAATCCCTTCTCTACAtttctccctttccaaAGTTTTCAATTTTTAACAATCTTATCGAGGATAGCTCCTCTCCTACCAACGGTACTTGCCAGCAAGCTGATCCTATCTATCCTAAATCGTTCAACCCCTCTGAACTTGTCaagggcgagaaggagcagaTTATTGGATGGCTCAGTGGAGCAGTCAAAGTGCCGACCGAGACTTTCGATGTAATGGGCgagattggagaagatgaacgCTGGGATGTATTCTACAAGTTCGCTGATTGTGAGTCATCAGCTTCAGTATCAAGTTTCATACTGATAATTGGAATTATCAGATCTGGAGGAATCTTTCCCGCTCGTGTGAGTTTGTTCGGCACTTGGATAACACTTAGAAGGTGGATAACTTATGTCACCCTCTAGACAAAAacatttgaagaggaatAGGGTCGTCACTCATGCTCTTGTCTTCGAGTGGGAAGGCTCCGATTCCTCCCTCAAACCTTTATTGCTCACCGGTCACCAAGGTATGAACTGCTCAAACGAAGGGGATTATGACAATAACTGACCTGTAATGATTCAGATGTGGTACCCGTTCTTCCTGCTACCCGCGATCAATGGACTCATGACCCCTTCGGAGGGGAGTATGACGGGAAGTACATCTGGGGTCGAGGATCTAGCGATGACAAGTCTGGTACAATTGGTGCTCTGTAAGTTACTGTCATCTGACCGCATAAAGATCCTTGAGCAGGCGTTGACCATTGCCTTATTATAGCTCTGCCGTCGAGCTTTTATTAAAATCGGGAAAGTTTACTCCTCGACGGACTGTCATTCTCGCGTTCGGCATTGATGAAGAGACTGGCGGCAAGGTGGTTCGTCTCCTCTAgccttcccttccctcatTAATGAGCTCGTGTTGGGCAGACCAATGACTGACTATTCCATAGGGTGCACTTAATATTGGTCAATGGCTGGAAGAAAAATACGGCAAGGACTCTATGGCCTTGTTGGTTGATGAGGGCAACGGTATTGAGTCTGCATGGGGTCAAGTAAGCTTTGAAATCGTTTTTGTTTACAAAATACTAATCAAATGGCAATCTAGCTCTTTGCGGCCCCTGCGGTGGGCGAGAAGGGCTATATGGATCTTGAACTCAAGGTAGAAACCCTCGGTGGCCACAGCTCTGTGCCTCGTAAGTTCCTGTCAATATTTCTCAACAAGTTGAGCTGAGACTCGAACCGTTTAAGCTGCTCACACTGGTATTGGCTatatctctcttctcattGCTGCTCTTGAGCGCCACCCTCACGAACCTTACCTCagtccttcctctcctctcgtCAACTTTATCTCTTGTGCAGCCAACTCACCCGCTCACATCCCTTCCTATCTCGCCAAGGCTATCCACAAGGTGGAGAAATCTCTCAAGCACGGTGATGATAAGAAAGTGAACAGGAAGGCCTTGAAACAGGTCGAAGACTGGTGGGTTACTGGCAGCTACGAGGATGGGACGTTGGGTAAGGGTATGGGTAAAGCTATGGTGTCCACTACCCAGGCAGTTGATATCATCAATGGCGGTCTGAAAGTCAACGCTTTGGTAAGCAGACCCCAGCATTATGAAATCAGGTATGGCACATTAACTTGATGTTACAGCCCGAAAGTGTTGTAGCCATTGTGAACCACCGAATCAACTTGGCCTCATCCGTTGCCGAACTCCAGCAGCAGATCACAGACGTCATCGCCCCTGTTGCCTCCAAGCTCAACCTTGCTGTTGAAGCTTTCGGTAAAGAGATTCAAGCCCATGGACACGGATGCCACTTCTCCAAGGATGAAGGCCCCAAGGCTGGCAAGGTGATCCTCAATGTGGCATTCAACTCCAGCCTTGACCCTGCTCCTGTCTCGCCATTCACTGTCGATAGTCCTGCTTGGAGGCTGTTGTCTGGAACCGTGAAGGGGGTTTATGCTACAAGGCCTGGTGCTGAGGAGACTGAGGCCGGGAGCGATGAGATTATCATGGCGCCCTCCATCTCAACTGGTGTAAGCATTTGTCTCACTCCATTTTGTCATTGTCGAGTTTCTGACTTAACGggtaaaaaaaaagaacacCGACACTAAGCGGTATTGGAACCTTACCAAGAATATCTACCGATTTGCTTATCAGATAATGGGCCCCGGGTTCAACAATATTCACACCATCGATGAGCACATTGTGAGTTCTACCTATCTAGGGGTAATCTGAACAGCgctgatgaagatggtgacTGAAGGAGGCCGACGCCTTCATTGAGCAAGTCCGATGGTTCATGAACTTTATCGTCAACGTAGATGAGAGTGATGAAGTTTGATTCATAAATATTATATTAGGGGGTGTATGATGGGAAAGGTTCGACAGGAGAAGTATTTACAAATGAGGTTATCAACGAAGAATAACATGAACAGAAGATATCCAATTTATCATTCTGGTGACAATTCGTCCCTTTGCATTTCCCATCGCTGCAGCACTTTGgtgctttcttctcccagtTGCAAGCTTCTCCCCTCAATGTTGCTTTCAATAGCCAAGCCTTCTGCGGC harbors:
- a CDS encoding Gly-Xaa carboxypeptidase → MGPPNEKQILPSTIPPKEAEQPRKKARFGLYQFLIAFLFIQSLLYISPFPKFSIFNNLIEDSSSPTNGTCQQADPIYPKSFNPSELVKGEKEQIIGWLSGAVKVPTETFDVMGEIGEDERWDVFYKFADYLEESFPLVQKHLKRNRVVTHALVFEWEGSDSSLKPLLLTGHQDVVPVLPATRDQWTHDPFGGEYDGKYIWGRGSSDDKSGTIGALSAVELLLKSGKFTPRRTVILAFGIDEETGGKVGALNIGQWLEEKYGKDSMALLVDEGNGIESAWGQLFAAPAVGEKGYMDLELKVETLGGHSSVPPAHTGIGYISLLIAALERHPHEPYLSPSSPLVNFISCAANSPAHIPSYLAKAIHKVEKSLKHGDDKKVNRKALKQVEDWWVTGSYEDGTLGKGMGKAMVSTTQAVDIINGGLKVNALPESVVAIVNHRINLASSVAELQQQITDVIAPVASKLNLAVEAFGKEIQAHGHGCHFSKDEGPKAGKVILNVAFNSSLDPAPVSPFTVDSPAWRLLSGTVKGVYATRPGAEETEAGSDEIIMAPSISTGNTDTKRYWNLTKNIYRFAYQIMGPGFNNIHTIDEHIEADAFIEQVRWFMNFIVNVDESDEV